From one Streptomyces sp. CA-210063 genomic stretch:
- a CDS encoding bifunctional glycosyltransferase/CDP-glycerol:glycerophosphate glycerophosphotransferase translates to MPRFTVIVPVFKVRGFLRECLDSVLEQSYRDLEVIAVDDCSPDGSGEILDAYAARDPRVRVLRLPANVGLGRARNAGLPYATGDFLLFLDSDDTLIPGALRALADRLDEAGDPDVLVFDHARTYWWGGTRRNALAHLLNTAGEGTFTVSERPEILELWMSVWNKAYRREFVETHGFRFPPGSYEDTPWTFPALLSAGRIATLDRICVAHRQRRQGDTLSTTSRRHFDVHDQYERVFGFLDSRPELATWRPYLRNRMAEHCLDILAEPDRLPPADKAEFFRRTAVLYRKYRSDDDPVAPEFPVLEGGWTAYRARQGAVRVRTALGAHGERLRAAGAEGIRRGWSLAHERLPLDPNLAVYSAFSHRGVLGDPAAVYQAARDLAPHLRGVWVVRPERVATLPPGVEYVTPGSREYLRVAARATYFVNNVNWPGTLTKRPGSVHIHTHQGAPLKFMGADLLHKPGARLGVDVPRMLRRADRWDHSLVANRHSELVWSRAYPCGFTSLRTGSPRNDVLVNAGPDSGASIRERLGIPVGHTVVLYAPTPRDYRRGGHVERFDLARFATDLRCGLGEAHTLVVRLHPSLADGPARGFGLAELHRRGVVVDATDEPHAEELMLASDVLVTDYSALMFDYANLDRPIVVHADDRDAFAASRGMYVDITADPPGHVSRSYRELAWLFDSGQWRDAESARLRAGFRERYCEFDDGRAAERVVRTLMLGERAAAVPAPRPGTHTSLDVVTAS, encoded by the coding sequence ATGCCCCGCTTCACTGTCATCGTCCCCGTCTTCAAGGTCCGGGGTTTCCTGCGGGAATGCCTCGACTCGGTCCTTGAGCAGTCGTACCGGGACCTGGAGGTGATCGCTGTCGACGACTGCTCGCCGGACGGCAGCGGCGAGATCCTCGACGCGTACGCCGCCCGCGACCCGCGCGTACGGGTGCTGCGTCTCCCGGCGAACGTGGGGCTCGGCCGGGCCCGCAACGCCGGGCTGCCCTACGCCACCGGGGACTTCCTCCTCTTCCTCGACAGCGACGACACCCTCATCCCGGGTGCCCTGCGTGCCCTGGCCGACCGGCTCGACGAGGCCGGCGATCCCGATGTGCTGGTCTTCGACCACGCCCGCACGTACTGGTGGGGCGGGACGCGCCGCAACGCCCTCGCGCACCTCCTGAACACGGCGGGCGAAGGCACCTTCACGGTCTCCGAGCGCCCCGAGATCCTCGAACTGTGGATGTCCGTGTGGAACAAGGCGTACCGGCGGGAGTTCGTCGAGACGCACGGCTTCCGGTTCCCGCCCGGCTCCTACGAGGACACGCCCTGGACGTTCCCGGCGCTGCTGAGCGCCGGGCGGATCGCCACGCTGGACCGGATCTGCGTGGCCCACCGGCAGCGGCGGCAGGGCGACACCCTGTCCACCACGAGCCGCCGGCACTTCGACGTCCACGACCAGTACGAGAGGGTCTTCGGCTTCCTCGACTCCCGCCCGGAGCTGGCGACTTGGCGGCCGTATCTGCGGAACAGGATGGCGGAGCACTGCCTGGACATCCTCGCCGAGCCGGACCGGCTGCCGCCTGCCGACAAGGCCGAGTTCTTCCGGCGGACAGCCGTGCTGTACCGGAAGTACCGGTCCGACGACGACCCCGTGGCCCCGGAGTTCCCTGTCCTGGAGGGCGGTTGGACCGCCTACCGCGCCCGGCAGGGGGCCGTCCGCGTCCGTACGGCGCTCGGCGCGCACGGGGAGCGGCTGCGGGCGGCCGGTGCCGAGGGGATCAGGCGGGGCTGGTCGCTGGCGCACGAGCGGCTGCCGCTGGACCCGAATCTGGCGGTGTACTCGGCGTTCTCGCACCGGGGAGTGCTCGGGGACCCGGCGGCCGTGTACCAGGCGGCCCGCGATCTCGCGCCGCACCTGCGTGGGGTGTGGGTGGTGCGGCCGGAGCGGGTGGCGACGCTGCCGCCGGGCGTCGAGTACGTGACGCCGGGGTCGCGCGAGTATCTGCGGGTGGCCGCGCGGGCCACGTACTTCGTCAACAACGTCAACTGGCCCGGCACCCTCACCAAGCGTCCGGGCAGTGTGCACATCCACACCCATCAGGGGGCCCCGCTCAAGTTCATGGGCGCCGATCTGCTGCACAAGCCGGGTGCCCGGCTCGGTGTGGATGTGCCGCGGATGCTGCGCCGGGCCGACCGCTGGGACCACAGCCTCGTCGCCAACCGCCACTCGGAGCTGGTGTGGAGCAGGGCGTACCCGTGCGGCTTCACCTCCCTGCGGACCGGCAGCCCGCGCAACGACGTCCTGGTGAACGCCGGGCCGGACAGCGGCGCGTCGATCCGTGAGCGGCTCGGCATCCCGGTCGGCCACACGGTCGTGCTGTACGCGCCCACGCCCCGCGACTACCGGCGGGGCGGCCACGTCGAACGCTTCGACCTCGCCCGGTTCGCCACGGACCTGCGGTGCGGTCTGGGCGAGGCCCACACCCTCGTCGTACGGCTGCATCCGTCGCTCGCGGACGGCCCGGCGCGCGGGTTCGGGCTCGCCGAGCTGCACCGGCGGGGTGTCGTCGTGGACGCGACCGACGAGCCGCATGCGGAGGAGCTGATGCTCGCCTCCGACGTCCTGGTCACGGACTACTCGGCCCTGATGTTCGACTACGCCAACCTCGACCGGCCGATCGTCGTGCACGCCGACGACCGGGACGCCTTCGCGGCGAGCCGGGGCATGTACGTCGACATCACCGCCGACCCGCCCGGCCATGTGTCCCGCTCCTACCGGGAGCTGGCCTGGCTGTTCGACTCCGGGCAGTGGCGGGACGCGGAGTCGGCGCGGCTGCGGGCGGGGTTCCGGGAGCGGTACTGCGAGTTCGACGACGGGCGGGCGGCCGAGCGGGTGGTGCGGACGCTGATGCTGGGTGAGAGGGCGGCGGCGGTTCCCGCGCCCCGGCCGGGCACCCACACCTCACTCGATGTGGTGACCGCGAGCTAA